One Paracidovorax avenae ATCC 19860 genomic region harbors:
- a CDS encoding C4-dicarboxylate transporter DctA, whose protein sequence is MHFLFRTLFGRVVLALVAGIAVGLLWPQWAVQLKPLGDGFIKLIKMLIPLVVFCVVVHGIAGTGDLKRVGRVGIKSLIYFEVVTTVALALGLVLAFVFEPGVGMNVDPRALDASALSAYTDTANKLSGGGFSDFLLKLIPTTAVSAFSTGDVLQVLLFSIVFGCALALVGERGARVAGLIEDFSVVLFRAMGLIIQLAPLGVLGAIAFTVGKYGIGSLKQLGMLVGLFYLAVALFVVVVLGLIMRFSGFSLFKLLRYLREELAVVFATTSSDSVLPQIMAKLKHMGVRDSTVGLVIPTGYSFNLDAFSIYITLAAVFIAQATNTPISMTDLLTILAISLVTSKGAHGVPGSAIVVLAATLHAIPAIPAIGLVLVLSVDWFMGIARALGNLVGNCVATVAIAAWEGDIDRERARAVLDGEDVPPVA, encoded by the coding sequence ATGCATTTCCTTTTCCGCACCCTGTTCGGCCGCGTCGTGCTGGCCCTCGTGGCCGGCATCGCCGTGGGCCTTTTGTGGCCCCAGTGGGCCGTGCAGCTCAAGCCGCTGGGCGACGGGTTCATCAAGCTCATCAAGATGCTGATCCCGCTGGTGGTGTTCTGCGTGGTGGTGCACGGCATCGCCGGCACGGGGGACCTGAAGCGCGTGGGCCGGGTGGGCATCAAGTCGCTGATCTACTTCGAGGTGGTCACCACCGTCGCGCTGGCCCTGGGCCTGGTGCTGGCCTTCGTGTTCGAGCCCGGCGTAGGCATGAACGTGGACCCGCGCGCGCTGGACGCTTCGGCGCTCAGCGCCTATACGGACACGGCGAACAAGCTTTCGGGCGGCGGCTTCAGCGACTTCCTGCTCAAGCTCATCCCCACCACCGCGGTGAGCGCCTTCTCCACCGGCGACGTGCTGCAGGTGCTGCTGTTCTCGATCGTCTTCGGCTGCGCGCTGGCGCTGGTCGGCGAGCGCGGCGCCCGCGTGGCCGGGCTCATCGAGGATTTCTCGGTGGTGCTGTTCCGCGCCATGGGCCTCATCATCCAGCTCGCGCCCCTGGGCGTGCTGGGCGCCATCGCCTTCACCGTGGGCAAGTACGGCATCGGCTCGCTCAAGCAGCTCGGCATGCTGGTGGGGCTGTTCTACCTGGCCGTGGCGCTGTTCGTGGTGGTCGTGCTCGGGCTCATCATGCGCTTCTCGGGTTTCAGCCTGTTCAAGCTGCTGCGCTACCTGCGCGAGGAACTGGCCGTGGTGTTCGCCACCACCTCGTCCGACAGCGTGCTGCCGCAGATCATGGCCAAGCTCAAGCACATGGGCGTGCGCGACTCCACCGTGGGCCTGGTGATTCCCACCGGCTACTCGTTCAACCTGGACGCGTTCTCCATCTACATCACGCTCGCGGCCGTGTTCATCGCCCAGGCGACCAACACGCCGATCAGCATGACCGACCTGCTGACCATCCTCGCGATCTCGCTCGTCACCTCCAAGGGTGCGCACGGCGTGCCGGGCTCGGCCATCGTGGTGCTGGCGGCCACGCTGCACGCCATCCCGGCCATTCCTGCCATCGGCCTGGTGCTGGTGCTGTCGGTGGACTGGTTCATGGGCATCGCCCGGGCATTGGGCAACCTGGTGGGCAACTGCGTGGCGACGGTCGCCATCGCCGCCTGGGAAGGCGACATCGACCGGGAGCGCGCCCGGGCCGTGCTCGACGGCGAGGACGTGCCTCCGGTGGCCTGA
- a CDS encoding methyl-accepting chemotaxis protein, with the protein MLQTLRSKILFISTATVVCALAVTGAATYTITRASTFETIEQDLNAIAAGNAMAVDQWVAAKGTAVQATAAAIEHGDPQGYVPLMGKANGFPITTVGWEDKTFFSTTKTAPGYDPTARPWYKSAVQAGKLAVTKPYGDSTTGVPYVAFVAPMLRGGKLEGVLSGAVPLDGVREVVAAIRPTPGSFGFVVNSDGQVIAHADAKLALKPVTEISSVLTPATMASLATSDKPLEVEMDGAAKLLKGRTVHGTDWTLIVALDKAEATAGLRSVLHTLAIAIVLLALAAAGVAALLTATSFRRLSQVRDAMDRIGSGGGDLTQRLPVSGRDEVAQIASSFNAFVEQIGTVLKDVRHGVESMKTATDEIRAGNQDLSNRTEGSASALQETSASLSQLTVTLQQSAESAAQATRLANAASASALKGGEVVASAVNTMDDISRASSKIGEIIGVIDSIAFQTNILALNAAVEAARAGEQGRGFAVVAGEVRSLAQRSAEAAKEIKSLIDASGASVLTGTERVRAAGETMGEIVDGIQRVTQIIGEINGSMAEQSSGIAQINQAVAEMDRATQQNAALVEESTAASGVLNDQAHHLSRTVAGFTLDEHSAPGSHALALPR; encoded by the coding sequence ATGCTCCAGACACTGCGCTCCAAGATCCTGTTCATCAGTACCGCCACGGTCGTGTGCGCGCTGGCGGTCACCGGGGCTGCCACCTACACCATCACCCGCGCGAGCACGTTCGAGACCATCGAGCAGGACCTGAACGCGATCGCCGCCGGCAATGCCATGGCGGTGGACCAGTGGGTGGCCGCCAAGGGCACGGCCGTGCAGGCGACGGCGGCGGCCATCGAGCATGGCGACCCGCAAGGCTACGTGCCGCTGATGGGCAAGGCCAACGGCTTCCCGATCACCACCGTCGGGTGGGAGGACAAGACCTTCTTCTCCACGACCAAGACGGCCCCGGGCTACGACCCCACGGCCCGCCCCTGGTACAAGAGCGCCGTGCAGGCCGGCAAGCTGGCCGTCACCAAGCCCTACGGCGACTCGACCACCGGCGTGCCCTACGTGGCCTTCGTGGCGCCCATGCTGCGCGGCGGCAAGCTCGAGGGCGTGCTGAGCGGCGCGGTGCCGCTCGACGGCGTGCGCGAGGTGGTCGCGGCCATCCGCCCCACGCCCGGCAGCTTCGGCTTCGTGGTCAACAGCGACGGGCAGGTCATCGCGCATGCCGACGCCAAGCTGGCGCTCAAGCCGGTCACCGAGATTTCTTCCGTGCTGACGCCGGCCACCATGGCGTCCCTCGCCACGTCGGACAAGCCGCTCGAGGTCGAGATGGACGGCGCCGCCAAGCTGCTCAAGGGCCGCACCGTGCATGGCACGGACTGGACGCTGATCGTGGCGCTGGACAAGGCCGAGGCCACGGCCGGCCTGCGCAGCGTGCTGCACACCCTGGCCATCGCGATCGTGCTGCTGGCTCTGGCTGCGGCCGGCGTCGCCGCCCTGCTCACCGCCACCTCCTTCCGCCGCCTCTCGCAGGTGCGCGACGCCATGGACCGCATCGGCTCCGGCGGCGGCGACCTGACCCAGCGCCTGCCCGTGTCCGGCCGCGACGAGGTGGCCCAGATCGCCTCCTCGTTCAATGCCTTCGTCGAGCAGATCGGCACGGTGCTCAAGGACGTGCGCCACGGCGTGGAATCGATGAAGACGGCCACGGACGAGATCCGCGCCGGCAACCAGGACCTCTCCAACCGCACCGAGGGATCGGCGAGCGCGCTGCAGGAAACCTCCGCGTCGCTGTCGCAGCTCACCGTGACGCTGCAGCAGTCGGCCGAATCCGCCGCGCAGGCCACGCGCCTGGCGAACGCGGCGAGCGCCTCCGCCCTGAAGGGCGGCGAGGTGGTGGCCAGCGCCGTGAACACCATGGACGACATCTCCAGGGCCTCGTCCAAGATCGGCGAGATCATCGGCGTGATCGACTCCATCGCCTTCCAGACCAACATCCTGGCGCTGAATGCGGCCGTGGAGGCCGCGCGGGCCGGCGAGCAGGGCCGCGGCTTCGCCGTCGTGGCCGGCGAGGTGCGCAGCCTGGCGCAGCGCAGCGCGGAGGCCGCCAAGGAAATCAAGTCGCTGATCGACGCCTCGGGCGCCAGCGTGCTCACCGGCACCGAGCGCGTGCGCGCGGCCGGCGAGACCATGGGCGAGATCGTGGACGGCATCCAGCGCGTCACGCAGATCATCGGCGAGATCAACGGCTCCATGGCCGAGCAGAGCTCGGGCATCGCGCAGATCAACCAGGCCGTCGCCGAGATGGACCGCGCCACGCAGCAGAACGCCGCGCTGGTGGAGGAATCCACCGCCGCCTCCGGCGTGCTCAACGACCAGGCGCACCACCTGTCGCGCACCGTGGCGGGCTTCACGCTCGACGAGCACTCCGCGCCGGGCTCCCACGCACTGGCCCTGCCGCGCTGA